In a single window of the Pseudoxanthomonas sp. F37 genome:
- the nuoE gene encoding NADH-quinone oxidoreductase subunit NuoE, producing the protein MRATGNFEAAQNVDPLVALSAETRAHIDHWLTKFPPDRKRSAVLQGLHAAQEQNNGWLTDELIAAVAKYLDLPPVWAYEVASFYSMFETEKVGRNNVAFCTNISCWLNGAQDLVAHAEKKLGCKLGESTADGRVYLKREEECVAACCGAPVVVINGHYHEKLTPAKVDELLDGLE; encoded by the coding sequence ATGAGGGCCACGGGTAATTTCGAAGCGGCGCAGAACGTCGATCCGCTGGTGGCGCTGAGCGCCGAAACGCGCGCGCACATCGACCATTGGCTGACCAAGTTCCCGCCGGACCGCAAGCGGTCGGCGGTGCTGCAGGGCCTGCATGCGGCCCAGGAGCAGAACAACGGCTGGCTGACCGACGAACTGATCGCCGCGGTCGCCAAGTACCTGGACCTGCCGCCGGTTTGGGCCTACGAGGTCGCCAGCTTCTACTCGATGTTCGAGACCGAGAAGGTCGGCCGCAACAACGTGGCCTTCTGCACCAACATCAGCTGCTGGCTCAACGGCGCCCAGGACCTGGTTGCGCACGCGGAGAAGAAGCTGGGTTGCAAGCTGGGCGAATCCACGGCCGACGGCCGCGTGTACCTGAAGCGCGAAGAAGAGTGCGTGGCCGCGTGCTGCGGCGCGCCGGTGGTCGTGATCAACGGCCACTACCACGAGAAGCTCACCCCGGCGAAGGTCGACGAGCTGCTGGACGGGCTGGAGTAA
- a CDS encoding NADH-quinone oxidoreductase subunit A: MLANYLPTLLFLIVATGIGIALMVAGRFLGPRRPDAQKLSPYECGFEAFEDARMKFDVRYYLIAIQFIVFDLEIIFIVPWTLVFQELGPRALVTMGLFVGMLFLGFVYVWKKGALEWE, encoded by the coding sequence GTGCTGGCCAACTACCTGCCCACCCTGTTGTTCCTGATCGTCGCCACCGGCATCGGCATCGCGCTGATGGTGGCCGGACGCTTCCTGGGCCCGCGTCGCCCCGACGCGCAGAAGCTGTCCCCGTACGAATGCGGCTTCGAGGCCTTCGAGGACGCGCGCATGAAGTTCGACGTGCGCTACTACCTGATCGCCATCCAGTTCATCGTGTTCGATCTGGAAATCATCTTCATTGTTCCGTGGACGCTGGTGTTCCAGGAGCTGGGCCCGCGTGCGCTGGTCACGATGGGCCTGTTCGTGGGCATGCTGTTCCTCGGCTTCGTTTACGTTTGGAAGAAGGGAGCGCTCGAATGGGAGTGA
- a CDS encoding NADH-quinone oxidoreductase subunit C encodes MAEQAANFTDRLRARFADATVSVAEPRGEITLEVPSASWHAVALALRDEFGFEQAVDISGVDYLGYGSAEWDTADVSSEGFSRGVEGFGPGRFNWEQRPRDAARPNRFAVVLHLLSYQHNRRVRVRCFAPDDGLPVVASLCDVWPGLNWFEREAFDLYGIIFEGHPDLRRILTDYGFVGHPFRKDFPLIGNVEVRYDEEKKRVVYEPVTSVEPRVGVPRVIRDDARYQTAAGELAASQTAAREGKA; translated from the coding sequence ATGGCTGAGCAAGCTGCAAACTTCACCGACCGGTTGCGCGCGCGCTTCGCCGACGCGACGGTCAGCGTCGCCGAGCCGCGCGGCGAAATCACCCTTGAAGTGCCGTCCGCGTCCTGGCACGCCGTGGCGCTGGCCCTGCGCGACGAGTTCGGCTTCGAGCAGGCCGTCGACATCAGCGGCGTGGACTACCTGGGCTACGGCAGCGCCGAGTGGGATACCGCCGACGTGTCGTCCGAGGGCTTCAGCCGTGGCGTCGAGGGCTTCGGTCCGGGCCGCTTCAACTGGGAGCAGCGTCCGCGCGACGCCGCCCGCCCCAACCGCTTCGCCGTGGTGCTGCACCTGCTGTCGTACCAGCACAACCGCCGCGTGCGCGTGCGCTGCTTCGCGCCCGACGACGGGCTGCCGGTCGTCGCCTCGCTGTGCGACGTGTGGCCGGGCCTGAACTGGTTCGAGCGCGAGGCTTTCGATCTGTACGGCATCATCTTCGAGGGCCACCCGGACCTGCGCCGCATCCTCACCGACTACGGTTTCGTCGGCCATCCGTTCCGCAAGGACTTCCCGCTGATCGGCAACGTGGAAGTCCGCTACGACGAAGAGAAGAAGCGCGTGGTGTACGAGCCGGTCACCTCGGTCGAGCCGCGCGTCGGCGTGCCGCGCGTGATCCGCGACGATGCGCGCTACCAGACCGCTGCCGGCGAACTCGCCGCTTCACAGACGGCAGCGCGTGAGGGCAAGGCATGA
- the nuoG gene encoding NADH-quinone oxidoreductase subunit NuoG, with amino-acid sequence MSAQPVNPNLPPDHVTVFIDGVELAAPKGSMIIQAADKAGIPIPRFCYHEKLPIAANCRMCLVEVEKMPKPAPACATPVMDGMKIATRSDKALKSQRNVMEFLLINHPLDCPICDQGGECELQDLSLGYGRSVSRFQERKRVVPDEDIGPLVATEMTRCIQCTRCVRFTADIAGTYELGGMYRGENLQIGTYDGKPLTTELSGNVIDVCPVGALTNKVFQFRARPWELIARESVGFHDAMGSNLFHHARRGQVLRTVPRENEAVNECWLSDRDRYSHQGLYAEDRAVKPLQKVNGEWREVSWSEGLSAAAEILRAQRGDSLGVLVHPAVSNEEGGLLAKLAEGLGTGNLDHRISNRDFSDGAVAEPFALPLAEIEQADVIVLFGTHIRHELPLLHQRIRKAVRKGARVHVVNPVDFDFAFSVAGKRIVAPSQLAGALNDAALRDVAKAANRAVVIVGGIAENHPQAAALRAAAGDFAAATGASLCRIPQGANAVGLARHGVLPSARDVAGMFAQPRSAYVIYGIEPGLDFADTPAATKALASAKVVAFSHFACTSTRDVADVILPIGALPEIEATLTNLDGREQRTQASGKLPGEAREGWKVLRALGGELQLAGFEFTDAAGMRDAIGHTKPVAIAKSAAPAADAQGLELAVSAAIYRTDGTVRRAEALQAHPLNVGARIVLNPADAQAAGVADGQVAKVGNGLGTAALPVVVDARVAAGAAWIESGYGATAPLGAGRVTVVSA; translated from the coding sequence ATGAGTGCGCAGCCCGTCAACCCGAACCTGCCGCCGGACCACGTCACCGTCTTCATCGACGGCGTGGAGCTGGCCGCACCGAAGGGTTCGATGATCATCCAGGCCGCCGACAAGGCGGGCATTCCCATCCCGCGCTTCTGCTACCACGAGAAGCTGCCGATCGCGGCCAATTGCCGCATGTGCCTGGTGGAGGTGGAGAAGATGCCCAAGCCGGCGCCGGCCTGCGCCACGCCGGTGATGGATGGCATGAAGATCGCCACGCGCAGCGACAAGGCGCTGAAGTCGCAGCGCAACGTGATGGAATTCCTGCTGATCAACCATCCGCTGGACTGCCCGATCTGCGACCAGGGCGGCGAGTGCGAATTGCAGGACCTGTCGCTGGGCTATGGCCGTTCGGTCAGCCGCTTCCAGGAACGCAAGCGCGTGGTGCCGGACGAGGACATCGGTCCGCTGGTCGCCACCGAGATGACCCGCTGCATCCAGTGCACGCGTTGCGTGCGCTTCACCGCGGACATCGCCGGCACCTACGAACTGGGCGGCATGTACCGCGGCGAGAACCTGCAGATCGGCACCTACGACGGCAAGCCGCTGACCACGGAACTTTCCGGCAACGTCATCGACGTCTGCCCGGTGGGCGCGCTGACCAACAAGGTGTTCCAGTTCCGCGCCCGGCCGTGGGAACTGATCGCGCGCGAATCCGTCGGCTTCCACGATGCGATGGGCTCCAACCTGTTCCACCACGCGCGTCGCGGCCAGGTGCTGCGTACCGTGCCGCGCGAGAACGAAGCGGTCAACGAGTGCTGGCTGTCCGACCGCGACCGTTACTCGCACCAGGGCCTGTATGCCGAGGACCGCGCGGTGAAGCCGCTGCAGAAGGTCAACGGCGAGTGGCGCGAAGTGTCCTGGTCAGAAGGCCTGTCCGCCGCAGCCGAGATCCTGCGCGCGCAACGTGGCGACAGCCTCGGCGTGCTGGTGCATCCGGCCGTGTCGAACGAGGAGGGCGGCCTGCTGGCGAAGCTGGCCGAAGGCCTGGGCACCGGCAACCTGGACCATCGCATCAGCAATCGCGATTTCTCCGACGGCGCCGTCGCCGAACCGTTCGCGCTGCCGCTGGCGGAGATCGAGCAGGCCGATGTCATCGTCCTGTTCGGCACCCACATCCGCCATGAACTGCCGCTGCTGCACCAGCGCATCCGCAAGGCCGTCCGCAAGGGCGCCAGGGTGCACGTGGTCAACCCGGTGGATTTCGATTTTGCCTTCAGCGTGGCCGGCAAGCGCATCGTCGCGCCGTCGCAGCTGGCCGGCGCCCTCAACGACGCCGCGTTGCGCGATGTCGCCAAGGCCGCCAATCGCGCGGTCGTGATCGTCGGCGGGATTGCCGAGAACCATCCGCAGGCCGCTGCGTTGCGTGCCGCCGCGGGCGACTTCGCCGCCGCGACGGGCGCCTCGCTGTGCCGCATCCCGCAGGGTGCCAATGCCGTGGGCCTGGCGCGCCATGGCGTGCTGCCGAGCGCGCGCGACGTGGCCGGCATGTTCGCCCAGCCGCGCAGCGCCTATGTCATCTACGGCATCGAGCCGGGGCTGGATTTCGCCGACACGCCGGCCGCCACGAAGGCGTTGGCATCGGCGAAGGTGGTGGCCTTCAGCCATTTCGCGTGCACCTCCACGCGCGATGTCGCCGACGTGATCCTGCCGATCGGCGCGTTGCCCGAGATCGAGGCCACGCTGACCAACCTGGACGGGCGTGAACAACGCACGCAGGCCTCCGGCAAGCTGCCGGGTGAGGCACGCGAGGGCTGGAAGGTGCTGCGCGCCCTGGGTGGCGAACTGCAGCTGGCCGGCTTCGAGTTCACCGATGCGGCCGGGATGCGCGACGCGATCGGCCACACGAAGCCCGTCGCCATCGCGAAATCCGCCGCACCTGCAGCGGATGCCCAGGGCCTGGAACTGGCCGTCAGCGCGGCGATCTACCGCACCGACGGTACCGTCCGTCGTGCCGAGGCGCTGCAGGCGCATCCCCTGAATGTCGGTGCCCGCATCGTGCTGAATCCGGCCGATGCGCAGGCCGCCGGCGTGGCCGATGGGCAGGTCGCCAAGGTGGGCAACGGTCTTGGCACCGCGGCACTGCCGGTGGTGGTGGACGCCCGCGTCGCCGCGGGCGCGGCCTGGATCGAAAGCGGCTACGGCGCCACCGCGCCGCTGGGCGCCGGACGCGTGACGGTGGTGAGCGCATGA
- a CDS encoding NADH-quinone oxidoreductase subunit D: MSNPQSGTAFASNPAEAKQEIRNYTLNFGPQHPAAHGVLRLILEMDGETIVRADPHVGLLHRGTEKLAESKPFNQSIGYMDRLDYVSMMCNEHAYVRAIETLLGIEAPERAQYIRTMYDEITRILNHLMWVGSNALDLGAMAVMLYAFREREELMDCYEAVSGARMHATYYRPGGVYRDLPDRMPKYKESPWRKGKALKQFNQAREGSLLDFLEDFTNEFPKRVDEYETLLTDNRIWKQRTVGIGVVAPEQARALGMTGAMLRGSGIAWDLRKKQPYAKYDAVDFDIPVGVNGDCYDRYLVRVAEMRQSNRIIKQCVQWLKANPGPVMVQNFKVAPPKREEMKDDMEALIHHFKLFSEGYCVPAGETYAAVEAPKGEFGCYLVSDGANKPFRVKLRAPGFAHLSSMDEIVRGHMLPDVVAMIGTYDLVFGEVDR; this comes from the coding sequence ATGAGCAATCCGCAATCCGGCACCGCGTTCGCCAGCAATCCTGCCGAAGCCAAGCAGGAAATCCGCAACTACACGCTGAACTTCGGCCCGCAGCATCCGGCCGCGCACGGCGTGCTGCGCCTGATCCTGGAGATGGACGGCGAAACCATCGTCCGTGCCGACCCGCACGTGGGCCTGCTGCACCGGGGTACCGAGAAGCTGGCCGAGTCCAAGCCGTTCAACCAGTCGATCGGCTACATGGATCGCCTGGACTACGTGTCCATGATGTGCAACGAGCACGCCTACGTGCGCGCCATCGAGACCCTGCTGGGTATCGAGGCGCCGGAGCGGGCGCAGTACATCCGCACCATGTACGACGAGATCACGCGCATCCTGAACCACCTGATGTGGGTCGGTTCCAACGCGCTCGACCTCGGCGCCATGGCGGTCATGCTGTACGCCTTCCGCGAGCGCGAGGAGCTGATGGACTGCTACGAGGCGGTCAGCGGCGCGCGCATGCATGCGACCTACTACCGTCCGGGCGGCGTCTACCGCGACCTGCCGGACCGCATGCCGAAGTACAAGGAATCGCCCTGGCGCAAGGGCAAGGCGCTCAAGCAGTTCAACCAGGCGCGCGAAGGCTCGCTGCTGGACTTCCTGGAAGACTTCACCAACGAGTTCCCCAAGCGCGTCGACGAATACGAGACCCTGCTGACCGACAACCGCATCTGGAAGCAGCGCACCGTCGGCATCGGCGTGGTCGCGCCGGAGCAGGCGCGGGCGTTGGGCATGACCGGCGCGATGCTGCGCGGTTCCGGCATTGCCTGGGACCTGCGCAAGAAGCAGCCCTACGCGAAGTACGACGCGGTGGATTTCGACATTCCGGTCGGCGTGAACGGCGACTGCTACGACCGCTACCTGGTGCGCGTGGCCGAGATGCGCCAGTCCAACCGCATCATCAAACAGTGCGTGCAGTGGCTGAAGGCCAACCCCGGCCCGGTCATGGTGCAGAACTTCAAGGTCGCCCCTCCCAAGCGCGAGGAGATGAAGGACGACATGGAAGCGCTGATCCACCACTTCAAGCTCTTCAGCGAAGGCTACTGCGTGCCGGCCGGCGAGACCTACGCCGCGGTCGAGGCGCCGAAGGGCGAGTTCGGCTGCTACCTGGTCTCCGACGGCGCCAACAAGCCCTTCCGCGTGAAACTGCGCGCGCCGGGCTTCGCGCACCTGTCCTCGATGGACGAGATCGTGCGCGGCCACATGCTCCCCGACGTCGTCGCGATGATCGGTACTTATGACCTTGTCTTTGGTGAGGTGGACCGATGA
- a CDS encoding SDR family NAD(P)-dependent oxidoreductase: MPSASPAPLPGYALVTGASSGIGERIAREYARRGVPLVLTARRADRLQALAEELRVQVAVEVVAADLAHPAAPAALVEELDRRGVRVRILVNNAGYGMPGRYRSSDWADHAAFLQVMTTAICELTWRLLPSIRADGRGRILNVASFAALMPAADGQTLYAPAKSFLLKFSEALALENADHGVHVTALCPGFTYSEFHDVTGTRSRMRVSPTMWLQATEVARAGIEGNERGDILVIPGWRYRLMHAIVKLLPHRVAMGLMARGSRRVRPL, from the coding sequence ATGCCGTCTGCCTCCCCTGCCCCGCTTCCCGGCTACGCCCTGGTGACCGGCGCTTCCAGCGGTATCGGCGAGCGGATCGCACGCGAGTATGCGCGCCGGGGCGTGCCGCTGGTGCTGACCGCCCGGCGCGCGGACCGGTTGCAGGCCCTGGCGGAGGAACTGCGGGTGCAGGTGGCGGTGGAGGTGGTGGCCGCCGACCTGGCCCATCCCGCCGCACCGGCCGCACTGGTGGAGGAACTGGACCGGCGCGGGGTGAGGGTCCGCATCCTGGTCAACAACGCCGGCTACGGCATGCCGGGACGCTACCGCAGCAGCGACTGGGCCGACCATGCGGCCTTCCTGCAGGTGATGACGACCGCCATCTGCGAACTGACCTGGCGGCTACTGCCGTCGATCCGCGCCGACGGTCGCGGGCGTATCCTCAACGTGGCCTCGTTCGCCGCGCTGATGCCGGCCGCCGACGGGCAGACCCTGTACGCACCGGCCAAGAGCTTCCTGCTGAAGTTCAGCGAGGCGCTGGCACTGGAGAACGCCGACCACGGGGTCCACGTGACCGCGCTGTGCCCGGGCTTCACCTATTCCGAATTCCATGACGTCACCGGCACCCGGTCGCGCATGCGGGTATCGCCGACGATGTGGCTGCAGGCGACGGAGGTGGCGCGCGCCGGCATCGAAGGCAACGAGCGCGGCGACATCCTGGTGATTCCCGGCTGGCGCTACCGGTTGATGCACGCCATCGTGAAGCTGCTGCCGCACCGCGTGGCGATGGGCCTGATGGCCAGAGGTTCGCGGCGCGTACGCCCCCTTTAG
- the tpiA gene encoding triose-phosphate isomerase: MRRKLVAGNWKLHGTRQFATALMDELVAGLPLEGVDLLVLPPLPYLGELIQDYGDRGVAFGAQDVSSNEKGAYTGEVSASMLVDVGARYGLVGHSERRQYHNESSEFVARKFVAAKHAGLIPVLCVGETEQQRRDGQTEFRILKQLEAVFDLAGPRAFDRAVIAYEPVWAIGTGLTATPAQAQAVHAFIRGEVAARDARIADSLPLLYGGSVKPDNAAELFSQPDVDGGLVGGASLVARDFLAIARAAAGRG, translated from the coding sequence ATGCGTCGCAAGCTCGTGGCCGGCAACTGGAAGCTCCATGGCACCCGTCAGTTCGCCACGGCACTGATGGACGAACTGGTCGCGGGCCTGCCGCTGGAGGGCGTGGACCTGCTGGTCCTGCCGCCGCTGCCCTATCTGGGCGAACTGATCCAGGACTACGGCGACCGTGGCGTGGCTTTCGGCGCGCAGGACGTCAGCAGCAACGAGAAGGGCGCCTATACCGGCGAAGTCTCGGCGTCCATGCTGGTCGACGTGGGCGCGCGCTATGGCCTGGTGGGCCATTCCGAGCGCCGGCAGTACCACAACGAGAGCAGCGAATTCGTGGCCCGCAAGTTCGTCGCGGCCAAGCACGCGGGCCTGATCCCGGTGCTCTGCGTGGGCGAGACCGAACAGCAGCGGCGGGACGGGCAGACCGAGTTCCGCATCCTCAAGCAACTGGAAGCCGTGTTCGACCTGGCCGGCCCGCGGGCCTTCGATCGTGCCGTCATCGCCTACGAGCCGGTCTGGGCCATCGGCACCGGGCTGACCGCCACCCCGGCCCAGGCGCAGGCCGTGCATGCCTTCATCCGTGGCGAAGTGGCCGCGCGCGATGCTAGAATCGCCGATTCGTTGCCCCTCCTGTACGGGGGCAGCGTCAAGCCCGACAACGCCGCGGAACTGTTCTCGCAGCCCGATGTCGATGGAGGGCTGGTGGGCGGTGCTTCGCTGGTCGCCCGGGATTTCCTGGCCATCGCGCGAGCGGCGGCCGGCCGGGGCTGA
- the nuoF gene encoding NADH-quinone oxidoreductase subunit NuoF has product MAGHSPDSNKHGSEGYGPVGPAPKEHQAVYTTLHFDKPWSYENYLKTGGYAALRRIIEEKIPPADVVEMVKQSGLRGRGGAGFPTGLKWSFMPKGDMQKYILCNSDESEPGTAKDRDILRYNPHAVIEGMAIACYATGSTVGYNYLRGEFHHEPFEHLEEATAEAYKHGWLGKNILGSGVDIDLYNALGAGAYICGEETALMESLEGKKGQPRFKPPFPANFGLYGKPTTINNTETYASVPAIVRNGAEWFMNLGKPNNGGCKIFSVSGHVARPGNHEIRLGTPFAELLELCGGMREGRRLKAVIPGGSSMPVLPGEVMMGLTMDYDAIQKAGSGLGSGAVIVMDDTTCMVRACQRIARFYYKESCGQCTPCREGTGWMYRMLTRIAEQKATLDDLHMLKAAAGQIEGHTICAFGEAAAWPVQGFLRHFWNEFEYAIVNKRFLVDDQRAGTVIESKVAA; this is encoded by the coding sequence ATGGCAGGCCATTCCCCAGATTCGAACAAGCATGGTTCAGAAGGCTACGGCCCGGTCGGCCCGGCTCCCAAGGAGCACCAGGCCGTCTACACCACGCTGCATTTCGACAAGCCCTGGTCGTACGAGAACTACCTGAAGACCGGCGGCTACGCCGCGCTGCGCAGGATCATCGAAGAGAAGATCCCGCCGGCCGACGTCGTCGAGATGGTCAAGCAGTCCGGCCTGCGCGGCCGCGGCGGCGCGGGCTTCCCGACCGGCCTGAAGTGGAGCTTCATGCCCAAGGGCGACATGCAGAAGTACATCCTTTGCAACTCGGACGAATCCGAGCCGGGCACCGCCAAGGACCGCGACATCCTGCGCTACAACCCGCATGCGGTGATCGAGGGCATGGCCATCGCCTGCTACGCCACCGGTTCGACCGTGGGCTACAACTACCTGCGCGGCGAGTTCCACCACGAGCCGTTCGAGCACCTGGAAGAAGCCACCGCCGAGGCCTACAAGCACGGCTGGCTTGGCAAGAACATCCTCGGTTCGGGCGTGGACATCGACCTGTACAACGCCCTCGGCGCGGGCGCCTACATCTGCGGCGAAGAAACCGCGCTGATGGAGTCGCTGGAAGGCAAGAAGGGCCAGCCGCGCTTCAAGCCGCCTTTCCCGGCCAATTTCGGCCTGTACGGCAAGCCGACCACCATCAACAACACCGAGACCTATGCGTCGGTGCCCGCCATCGTGCGCAACGGCGCCGAGTGGTTCATGAACCTGGGCAAGCCGAACAACGGCGGCTGCAAGATCTTCTCGGTGTCCGGCCACGTCGCGCGTCCGGGCAACCACGAGATCCGCCTGGGCACGCCGTTCGCCGAGCTGCTGGAGCTGTGCGGCGGCATGCGCGAGGGCCGCAGGCTCAAGGCCGTCATTCCGGGCGGTTCCTCCATGCCGGTGCTGCCGGGCGAGGTGATGATGGGCCTGACGATGGACTACGACGCCATCCAGAAGGCCGGTTCGGGCCTGGGTTCGGGCGCCGTCATCGTGATGGACGACACCACCTGCATGGTGCGTGCCTGCCAGCGCATCGCGCGCTTCTACTACAAGGAAAGCTGCGGCCAGTGCACGCCGTGCCGCGAAGGCACCGGCTGGATGTACCGCATGCTGACCCGCATCGCCGAACAGAAGGCGACCCTGGACGACCTGCACATGCTCAAGGCCGCCGCCGGCCAGATCGAAGGCCACACCATCTGCGCCTTCGGCGAGGCCGCCGCATGGCCGGTGCAGGGCTTCCTGCGCCATTTCTGGAACGAATTCGAATACGCGATCGTCAACAAGCGCTTCCTGGTCGACGACCAGCGCGCCGGCACGGTCATTGAGAGCAAGGTGGCCGCATGA
- the secG gene encoding preprotein translocase subunit SecG: protein MWMLILNVVYVLVAIAIIALVLMQRGSGAQAGSGFGAGASGTVFGARGASNFLSKSTKWLAIAFFGISLFMAWYATHSARPAAQQNLGVMSQLPAAPQAPVGELPKPSTVPSTPIQPTPAAPAGAAPAAPQQAAPAGEQAPVTPPQGG, encoded by the coding sequence ATGTGGATGCTGATCCTGAATGTGGTGTACGTGCTGGTGGCCATCGCCATCATCGCGCTGGTGCTGATGCAGCGCGGCTCCGGTGCCCAGGCGGGCTCCGGCTTCGGCGCGGGCGCCTCCGGCACGGTGTTCGGCGCGCGCGGCGCGTCCAATTTCCTCTCCAAGAGCACCAAGTGGCTGGCCATCGCGTTCTTCGGCATCAGCCTGTTCATGGCCTGGTATGCCACGCACAGCGCGCGTCCGGCCGCACAGCAGAACCTGGGCGTGATGTCGCAGCTGCCTGCCGCGCCCCAGGCGCCGGTGGGTGAACTGCCCAAGCCGTCCACCGTGCCCAGCACGCCGATCCAGCCGACGCCCGCCGCGCCGGCCGGCGCTGCCCCCGCTGCGCCGCAGCAGGCCGCGCCCGCGGGCGAACAGGCTCCGGTGACGCCACCGCAGGGCGGCTGA
- the nuoH gene encoding NADH-quinone oxidoreductase subunit NuoH: protein MNELLINAVGPLREWFFGLGDIGMVLWIVLKILVIAMPVIISVAFYVVWERKLIGWMHVRHGPMYVGMGIFQAFADVFKLLFKEIIQPSSAQKAMYVIAPLIVLAPAFAAWAVVPFDYRLVLSNANAGLLYLLAMTSLGVYGIIIAGWASNSKYAFLGAMRSAAQVVSYEIAMGFALVGVLIAAGSLNLTDIVMAQAGNAGFFEWFWLPLFPLFIVYWVSGVAETNRSPFDVVEGESEIVAGHMVEYSGAAFALFFLAEYANMILVSFLVSLFFLGGWLSPLQGWITADVSPWIDWIWTGGWPWLLLKVLFFASAYIWFRASFPRYRYDQIMRLGWKVFIPLTIFWIAVTALLVFFGVFEKGV, encoded by the coding sequence ATGAACGAACTCCTGATCAACGCCGTCGGCCCGCTGCGCGAGTGGTTCTTCGGCCTGGGCGACATCGGCATGGTGCTGTGGATCGTGCTGAAGATCCTGGTGATCGCCATGCCGGTGATCATCTCGGTCGCGTTCTACGTGGTGTGGGAGCGCAAGCTGATCGGCTGGATGCACGTGCGCCACGGGCCGATGTACGTGGGCATGGGCATCTTCCAGGCCTTCGCCGACGTCTTCAAACTGCTGTTCAAGGAAATCATCCAGCCCAGCAGCGCGCAGAAGGCGATGTACGTGATCGCGCCGCTGATCGTGCTGGCGCCGGCGTTCGCCGCGTGGGCGGTGGTGCCGTTCGACTACCGGCTGGTGCTGTCCAACGCCAACGCCGGCCTGCTGTACCTGCTGGCGATGACCTCGCTGGGCGTGTACGGCATCATCATCGCCGGCTGGGCGTCGAACTCGAAGTACGCGTTCCTGGGCGCCATGCGCTCGGCGGCGCAGGTGGTCAGCTACGAGATCGCGATGGGTTTCGCGCTGGTGGGCGTGCTGATCGCCGCCGGCAGCCTGAACCTGACCGACATCGTGATGGCGCAGGCCGGCAACGCCGGTTTCTTCGAATGGTTCTGGCTGCCGCTGTTCCCGCTGTTCATCGTGTACTGGGTGTCCGGCGTCGCCGAGACCAACCGCTCGCCGTTCGACGTGGTGGAAGGCGAATCGGAGATCGTGGCCGGCCACATGGTGGAGTACTCGGGCGCGGCGTTCGCGCTGTTCTTCCTGGCCGAATACGCCAACATGATCCTGGTCAGCTTCCTGGTGTCGCTGTTCTTCCTGGGCGGCTGGCTCAGCCCGCTGCAGGGCTGGATCACCGCCGACGTGTCGCCCTGGATCGACTGGATCTGGACCGGCGGCTGGCCGTGGCTGCTGCTGAAGGTGCTGTTCTTCGCCAGCGCCTACATCTGGTTCCGCGCCAGCTTCCCGCGCTACCGCTACGACCAGATCATGCGCCTGGGCTGGAAGGTGTTCATCCCGCTCACGATCTTCTGGATCGCGGTGACGGCGTTGCTGGTGTTCTTCGGCGTGTTCGAGAAGGGTGTGTAA
- a CDS encoding NADH-quinone oxidoreductase subunit B has protein sequence MGVIQTVDRLMNNPIPEGRVDDILRPEGDNPLLEKGYVTTSVDALMNWARTGSMWPMTFGLACCAVEMMHAGTSRLDLDRYGVVFRPSPRQSDVMIVAGTLVNKMAPALRKVYDQMPDPKWVISMGSCANGGGYYHYSYSVVRGCDRVVPVDVYVPGCPPTAEALVYGILQLQKKIWRTQTIAR, from the coding sequence ATGGGAGTGATCCAGACCGTCGACCGTCTGATGAACAACCCGATCCCGGAAGGGCGGGTGGACGACATCCTGCGCCCCGAAGGCGACAACCCGCTGCTGGAAAAGGGCTACGTGACCACCAGCGTCGATGCGCTGATGAACTGGGCGCGCACCGGTTCGATGTGGCCGATGACGTTCGGCCTGGCCTGCTGCGCGGTGGAGATGATGCACGCCGGCACCTCGCGCCTGGACCTGGACCGTTACGGCGTGGTGTTCCGCCCGTCGCCGCGCCAGTCGGACGTGATGATCGTGGCCGGCACGCTGGTCAACAAGATGGCCCCGGCGCTGCGCAAGGTCTACGACCAGATGCCCGACCCCAAGTGGGTCATCTCGATGGGCAGCTGCGCCAACGGCGGCGGCTACTACCACTACTCGTACTCCGTCGTGCGCGGTTGCGACCGCGTGGTGCCGGTGGACGTGTACGTGCCCGGTTGCCCGCCCACCGCCGAGGCGCTGGTGTACGGCATCCTGCAGTTGCAGAAGAAGATCTGGCGCACGCAGACCATCGCGCGCTGA